The following nucleotide sequence is from Zea mays cultivar B73 chromosome 1, Zm-B73-REFERENCE-NAM-5.0, whole genome shotgun sequence.
CTTTCTCCAGCAGTTTGTTAGTGGCAAAATTTTCCTTCTGATGTAAAATACGGTGTATGTGTCACTTGCGTTTTCACTAATTGAACATTTTATTTTGGATGGTTCAAGTGTGTGCTTGTGAATATTAACTATGAGAACATTGTTTTGTAGCGAGGTACGACGGAGTCCAGTGATTTGAAAAAAGGTTTGGTTAATGCTATTCAAGACCTATATGATGTTGTTCATCATGAAGCGTTTTCGGTTGATATGAGGTCTGTTGTTTGTCTGTGTTCCTTCTACCTTATCCTCAGATTTTGTGCCCTTACACTTTCACTTTGCTAAAGCCCTTTGTTTAGATATGTTAGTGGCCACATTGAAGACTGGGATCAAATTAATTTAGCAAGGGCTGAAGGTCGCCTCTTCAATAAACTCAAGTGGCCAAATTATCCCAAATTGGTATTTTCTAAGTACTGAATGCACATTTTGCTATTGTGTCTTTATTTTTTGGTAGCCTGCATTTTTCTTTAGTCATTAGTCTGATCTGTTCTTTTGTAATCTGCCCAGAAAGACTTGATCAAGAGATTGTATTCACTTCTGACAATTAAAGAATCTGTTGCAACTGTCCCTAAAAATTTAGAAGGAAGGCGAAGACTTCAGTTCTTTACGAACTCACTGTTCATGGAAATGCCTGTTGCACGGCTTGTTTCGGAAATGGTCTCCTTTAGGTGGGGCTCCTTTAGTCTAATTGCTTGTTCATTTAGTTGTGGACTTGCCACTTCTCTTTTGGTTGCAATTTGATTATTTTGTTCTGTGCATTTTTCCCCTGGTTTGGCTGTTCAATTATACTATTTTCTTACATTCTGTGTCTTCATGTTTTGTTATGCAGTGTGTTTACTCCATATTACTCTGAGATTGTACTCTACAACATGGCTGAACTTCAGAAGAAAAACGAAGATGGTATAACTACACTGTTTTATCTCCAGAAGATTTACCCAGGTCTGGGCTTTACTTCTTTCCGTTTTCCATGAGCGCTGAAAGGAATACTTGGATTCTCTATAGTGTAACCTTCTCTTGTGATCGTTCAGTTATATCTGTTTTCCTGTTGTGATGTGTATGTCTAACAAACTTGGAAGTTAAAATTTCTTCCAAAACGGTCGTGTTTCTCCCCCAATTACTTGTGCATGTCTCCGCCATAAATTTAGGGCATTGCAATTGCTAGATGGTTATTTCTGCAGTGCTACACTGACAAAACAACAACATACCTGTGATTTTTCTTCAGTTACCAGTGCTAGATGGTTATTTCTGCAGTTGCAGTACATCTTGATCATGTAACTTAAGATCTAGCGCTACAGCCTACAGTTAAGTGTACTCTCTTGCTGATCGATCAGACAACAGCATCACTTAGCATACCTGTGATTTTTTTCAGTTACCAGTGCTGATTTCAAAAGTCAACGATGTCATATATCTAAGAACGGAGGTAGTACAATTTATCTGTAATTTTTATTGAGCCGATCACTGCATTTCGTCAGGTCCTTGCTACTGGAGTTACAACATGGCTGTTAGACAGAGCTGGACGACGCATCCTTCTCAGTTCTCATTGTAACTGTCGCTTCCCTGTGAAATAACTAGCATGCATGTTTTCTCTGTAACTATTGACTTAGCATTGTCTTCAAATGACAGATTTCTACCTCTGGCATGACTCTATGCCTTCTTGCCATTTCTGTGGTATTTTTTCTCAAGGTATGTTCAGGTTTCTTTATCTAGGATTCGAGTGAGAAGATGATAAAACTTTATTGGTAATGCGTGCCTTATGCAGATCCTGTACAATATCTACTGAGGTTTCTTCTAATCCTTTTTTATGGTTCTTTTTTTTCAGGATAACATTTCATAGGATTCTAACTCGTACTACATCTTAAGAATGATCTCCCTTGTTGGTATTGTGGTATGTGTCAGTTTTGTTTCTTCTGAAAAAATGGATACAAATGTGGAACCTATGCCAAAATAATGACCCGTGCAACTGTATATGTTCAGTCTTTCGTCATTACCTTCTCGTTTGGTATGGGTGCCATTCCATGGCTCATGATGTCTGAGGTAAGCTACTTCTTTCTCTACTTCTTTGCTAGCTCATTGTCTGCCTGAACTCCCCACTTCTTCTCTGCCATGATGCGTGGGCTCAGGAGGATGTTCGTGGCCGCATAACGGCAAGAGACGGGTACACAGGATGCCTAGGCGGCTGCGACGCAGGGAGGCCGCGAAGGACGCCACACGGGGGCTGCGGCATGAGCTCGACGCCGAGCGGGCCTCCGCGGAGACAGTAGCCAGATCTGGCCATTGAGTGCCCTGACGCCGCTGCTTACTCATCCATCGCCGCGGTGACCTGCTCCCCCTCGGGCATATCTGTCCATTGACACCAAGCATGTTCTTACCTGAACTGTTCTAAAAGTTCAGTTTCATGGTTGTTTATTCTTTTGATCAGGAAGGAGAGAAAGGGAGAATCAgttagaagaaagaagagtccgaAAGCTGAGTAATTTACCTCAACTTTACTGCCCATGTTATTAAGATCTATTGATGATCGTCCCACTTACTCCTAGGATGCACAGACTTAATGGATCCTAGACTAACATATTTATCACGGGTTTTGGGTTGTCTTCCTTCCCAGTTTTGTTTTACCAGTGGAGACACGGAGATTGGAGGACAGAAGGGCGCAGCACAGGACTACAGCGAGGTGGGAAGGCCAGATCAAGCAGGAGACAACAAGAGGTGGGCTGCTGCTCATTCACAATTTGATATGTTTGTTTTTTCGTTGTTACAGCTGAACTGCACATGCAGTTTGAAACATGTTGTTACTGATGTGTTTGTCTGTTACAGGATGTGATAGATGGTGATCTCTGCGAGCAGTATCCCTCCCTCCTAGCTGATATGCAGAGGAAGATTGCTAATGAGCTGGACAGAACTCCGACGCCTGCAGCACTGcttggtgaggattgccaaggagGAAGACTAGAACAGGCAAGAGCAGCGCTAATCAGTGACAGAGCATGATGCCATCCAGATGGGACAAGATAAGTAAGCAGTCTTATATAGTTTGCCCACTCGAGTTTTGTATATATTGACATAAATGAATTATGCAAATGTTGCTAGAGTTCTTTTAGGTTGAAGCTTTTGCTTAGTTCAGTGTTGCTATCGGAAAGCTAAAATTATTTTCTTGCCACCTCCTCTGCATTGTTTTACTGCTTCAGCTCCTGGTGCTTCTAATCGAGTACTATAGAAAGCATCTCTCTTGATAAATCGTTGTGTGCAAATATATGGTGCTTATATAATCCATCATTAGAGTATGAGGCGTGCTTTATTATGTGTGCTTCCCACAAAAAAGAGTAGCCTATTATAAACTTTGTATTAGAGCACATGACGTTCTAAGTTTTGACCACATTTCTCTACTATTATAATGCAGCCATAAAGATTCAATTTTTATGTTGGGCACCATAAAGATGTTTGGCACCATTCTTCCCAAACATTTATCTACTATTATAATGCGTGCTTTATTCAATTTTTAGGATTGTTAGGGGTGAAGTCTTAGTCTCAAGATAGCATATTGTTGTTTGCCTATATTATTTAGTGTCGATTATAATTAGTATTGTTGTTTAGTGCTTGGTTCATACTACATCTAGGCAGTGTTCTAAAAGTTTGGGAGGAATGGAATAGGATAACGGTCGGCTAACATACATCTTTTCTTCAGCAGCCGTGGTAATGAATTTGAATACTGTAGTTACTATAATGAATGTTTTTTAACTTCTCTACTCTTCTTTACTAATCTTTTAGAATTGTGTCCTTTTCTATTATTTCTATTACTTCACTGTGTTGATTGTCTTGGTGTTTATACTCTTCTTCAGTTGTTCTCTGTGCCAACTGTGGTCTTGTACGAGCCTTCTCTTTGGTAGCCTAATAGGATTTTGTGTCTTTTGTTTATCTTTGGTATTTAATCTTATACTAAATTGGCTCGTTTGATTTTCATGGCATGTTATGGTGTTCTCTGGTTTGTCATCGAGAATAGCTCTTTCTCTTTCGTCAAGggtttcaccaatggcttgtaacAACTGGATGTAGAACGATTTTTGTTTTTTAACCGATGTAGTGTGTTTTTGCATTACAGTCCATTGTGGCTATGGGGGCGGCACATGTAGTGTGTAGTCATCATGAATTTAATAGTAACTAGCTCCGCAGTTGTGATTGATTTATGAATGTGTTTGGTTGGACCTATCAATTGGATGTTTGTTGGCTACAtcacatattcttttaagtttacTTTGTGTGGTCGTTGATGTTGTCTTTATAAAGTGCATGTTCATTGTTTTAActcccgtggcaacgcacgggcatatacctagttaaTGGTGAAGCTTCATCTGGACTAGCACCCACCCCGTCCCGGCGCGCACCTAGCCTCATGTGCCCGGTCGCCGAATTTTTATATTTTAGCCTTTTTCTTGAAAATATTCACGTTTATATTCTTGATGACTTAATCTTATTTTTAGACCTTTGTTCAACGCCATAGATTTTAACGTCGAGGTATGTGCTCTGCTAGCGACGAGAAGCTAATATTGCACTGACGTGGCCGAGCTCCGCGTCATGAATCATGACGCCGAGCTCTTGTCTCCCACCACGGCTTGTGTGATACACAGCTctcagagcatctccaagagctccCCAGAAGTCTCTCATAAATCCagttttttggaaaaacacaaaAACGTGTCTCCAACAGTTCCCCTAAATCGCTCCAAACTTTTTCATAGCCCTTAAAACtccctcatttgtagctacaaataagggtctgtttggttgggctgtggctgtgaaaaaagctgttgtggactgtgagctgtgaaaaaagctgATGTGGGCTGTGAACAGCTAAAATGCTAAAAATCGTTTGgtagaaaccactaaaagtcgctgAAAATTCTTCCatatatattttcacagttcCACCTAAAAGCTACTAAAAGCAGGTCTAGAGGTGCTTTCAATTTTGCACTacaagaaagtcggcttttagaaaaagctgtttTCCAGATTCAAccatttggtttgacttttggcttttagagggcaaaagccaaagccaaaagccaaaccaaaaacACCCTAAGGATTTTTTAGCTCCCTAAAAACAATCTGCCGCTTTAAGTGATCTGTTGGAGAAAAGATTAAAATCTACCCACACTAATTATTTAgatatccttaaaactgattttgaGGAGCCATTTTTCTGGGGAGCTCCTAGAGATGCTCTCAGTCAGTCTCAGCAGTTATCTCACCCATCTTCCACGTAGAGAGAAAACGGGTCCCAATTCTTTACTTGTATATTGATGTCTTTGTTACATCAGCTTTACGGCATTATtagagcttgttcggttagctctcaatccatgtggattgagtgggattggatgggtttgaatctcaaacaagtcaaaattcttaagaattttttccaatcccatccaatccatgtgtattgggaataaccgaacaaggccttaagcgGCAGACTTCCCACGTCACGTTTAGTTTGATTGAGCGGCTCTCGATTTTTTTTATCAGACAATCAAAAGCTTTACAGCATCTCAAGTTCCTATTGTTTCTTGCACAGTTCCAGGTCCGGCCCGCGCCTGCAGCTGCCATTCCGCGGGGATCTCCATGAGTTATACTTCCAGTCAAGGATTCATCGTGTCCTGGCTTTTGCCATTGTTCGTGTCGGATTGAGTACATCGCTGTCGCTGAACGTTCCACCTCAGTACCAGTACACACTAGTGTACTACTACTGCTAATGTGCAGTGCAGCAGGTCAACGGAGAGAGCAGAGGTCGCTGTAAACCTGCAACGTGTCCATTTTGGTGCCATGTCAGTCTCTCGTCGTGAGTAAAGCTTGCACCTCCAtgtcaagatctatggcgccaagACGTGTTACCTCGATGCCACAGCCTGTAGCGCAAAGCAAAGGGTCTAAAAATAAAATTAAGTTATCCAGAGGTCTAAACGTGAATATTTTTCAAAAAAAAGTTAAAATTCAAAAAATCCGGTGCCCGGTCGCCTCGAGACCCACGTCGCGATGGGTCCATGATCCGCTCCCCTACCACCCGCATGCTCGATCCAACTCGTCGGTTATTCATATTCGTAAGTAATAATTAAATATTTCGTTAGTAATAATTAAACGTTTCATCAGAATAACTGAACATTTTGTTATTAATAATTAAACGTTCTATCAATAATTATCGAACGTTTCTTCAATGCTGAAAAGAGATAAGTTACTAAATGTTTGGTCAGTAATTATTCAATTTGCACTAGCAATTAATATGCTTCCTAATAATTGCTGAAATTAAGCGATGAATGATTGAAAGATCATAATGTCAGTAATTACTAAATGTTTCGTCCATAATTATCGAATGTTTCTTCACTGCTGAATTGATATATTACTAAATGGTTCGTTAGCAATTTTTTGCACTAATAATTACTGTACTTACTGATAATTTCTAAAATTAAACGATGAATGACTAAAAGAGCATAACGCCAGTAATTACTGAACGTTTCGTCAGTAATTATCGGTCGTTTCTTCACTGCTGAAGTGATAAATTGTTGAATGTTTCGTTAGTAATTATTCTTTTTGCAATAACAATTATTGTGCTTGCTGATAATTACTGAAATTGAGCGATAAATGACTGAAAGGACACAAATTACCGAAAGATGACATGGCGCATGGGTGGGCGCATGTGGGTTGTGGAAGGGCGCGCGTGGCACACGACCCGTTAGTAGATTACGGACACAGGGCAATTTGGTGTGCTAGCTAGTTCGCTTGATGGATCGTTTGGCTGATTGCTTGGGTCTGGGTGAAGCTTTACCTTAGTTGACATATATCATAGCTTCATCGATTATTACCGACTGGGTGAAGCTCTTCAAAGTAGATGATAAATtatgggtgtgtttggtttggcttttggctttggcttttgccctctaaaagccaaaagccaaccaaagggctggatccaggaagcagctttttctaaaagccgactttctcatagtgcaaaactgaaagcacccctggacctgcttttagtggcttttgtatggaactgtgaaaacatatatcgaagaaattttaacgacttttagtggtttccaccaaacgatttttagctt
It contains:
- the LOC103643623 gene encoding callose synthase 9, encoding MLETVTRKQGWKEFMVVSETAFRSGPFKVIFNSKKLLNVIAKLVVVLGILRGTTESSDLKKGLVNAIQDLYDVVHHEAFSVDMSGHIEDWDQINLARAEGRLFNKLKWPNYPKLKDLIKRLYSLLTIKESVATVPKNLEGRRRLQFFTNSLFMEMPVARLVSEMVSFSVFTPYYSEIVLYNMAELQKKNEDGITTLFYLQKIYPGLGFTSFRFP